The following DNA comes from Arcobacter cloacae.
TACTTGAGTATTTATTTCATCCATTGAAGTTGTTGTTTGGTTTGCAAGTTTTTCACCATGACTTGCTGAAGTTGTAACACTCGATGAATATGTAGCCATTTTTTGAATATTTTGCGTATTATTTCTAATATTTGAAGTTATCTCTTCTAACGCAGCTGCCGTTTCTTCAAGACTTGCTGCTGCTTCATTTGAACTTATATTTAATTTATCAACATTTGAAAGTAAAATATCTGAACTTGCATCTAATGTTAGTCCATTTGCTTTATTCTCTACTAACATATCATTTATAATATCAGCTAAATTATTTAATCCAACTGCTACTTCCCCCAAATCACCTGTAATTCTATGTGTAAAATCCAATTTTTGAAAAGAAGTTAGTGCATTTGATATTTTATTTAAATCCCCATCTACTTTTGAAGAAACAATTTTAAATAAATCATTAACTCCATTTTTAAGCTCTTCTACTCCCTCATTTGAAGTTGATAGGCTTATAGTTTGTTTAAAAATACCTGTTTTTGCTAATTCAATGGCTTTTTTAACTGCATCTATAACTTTTTTAGATTCAGTAATGTCTTGAGCAAATTTTACAACACTTGTTACTTTTCCATTTGCATTTTTTACAGGAGTATATGATGCTTGAATCCAAATAGAACTACCATCTTTTCTAAATCTTTCAAATTCATCTATTTGAGATACTCCATTTGCTAAATTATTCCAAAACTCTTTATAAGCTTGAGAATTTACATAATTTTTGTCACAAAACATTCGATGATGATTACCTACTACTTCATTTGATTTATATCCTAATGCATTTAAAAAATTTTCATTTGCATTTAAAATAGTTCCATCTGGTCTAAATGATATAACAGCATAATTCTCTTCAAGTGCTTTTAATCGACCTATTTCTTCTTCCGTTTTCCCAAAATTAAACATTCCAACACCTCTTTTTAATATCTACTACTATTAATTGATTCTATCATAATCGTAACAGAAAACTCAAATATTTTTTATATGACAAATATACATTACAAACCGTCATTAAAATTGGATAAAATTACTCTTATTTATTATTAATAAAACAAAAGGAATAATTATGCTTAAAAAAATTCTATTTTTAGTGCTAATTTGTATTAGTTCACTATTAGCAAAGGAAAATAAAATGAGTATTTACGATTTTAATGTAAAAACTATTGATGGTGAAGAGATTTCTATGTCTAAATATAAAGGAAAAGTTCTTCTTATAGTAAACGTTGCTAGTAAATGTGGATTTACAGGTCAATATGAAGGATTAGAAGCACTTTTTGAAAAATATAAAAATAAAGACTTTATGGTTTTAGGTTTTCCTTCAAATCAATTTGCAAATCAAGAGCCTGAATCAAACGAAAAAATCAAAGAGTTTTGTAGTTTAACTTATGATGTTAAATTTGATATGTTTTCAAAAATTGATGTAAATGGTGAAAAAGAGTCACCTTTGTATACTTTTTTGAAAAATTCTCAAAAAGGAATTTTGGGAACTACTGATATAAAATGGAATTTTACAAAATTCTTAGTTGATAAGGATGGAAATGTTGTTGATAGATTTGGAAGTTCAACTTCACCTGAATCAATAGAAGATGATATTTTAAAACTATTATAGGAATTACAAATAGAAAATTTTATACATAATATCCAAGAAGCTTTTTTGTATATGACTTCTTGGGAGATTTTAGCTGTATTTTTATCAATTACTTATTTGTTGCTTGCAATAAAACAAAATATCTGGTGTTGGGTTGCTGCGTTTTTTAGTACATTGATTTATAGTATTTTATTTTTTGACGCTTCTCTTTTAATGGATAGTTTTTTAAATGTATTTTATTTAATAATGGCTGTTTATGGTTGGTACTCTTGGAAATATGGAAATGGTTTAAATAAAAATGAAGAGTTAAAAATCACCTCTTATAGCTTATTTGAAAATATAAAAATCATAATTTATTTGTCTATTATCTCTTTGATTTTAGGTTATTACATGGCAAATTATACAAGTGCTGATTTTGCATATTTAGATACTTTTACTACAGTATTTGCAATATTTGCTACATATATGCTTACAAAAAAAGTATTAGAAAATTGGCTTTATTGGGTTGTTATAGATTTTATTTCAATTTACATTTATATAAATAAAGGTTTTTATATAACTGCTATTTTATTTGGTCTATTTACTATTTTAGCTTGTGTTGCATATAGACAATGGAAAAAAGAGTATTTAAGTTTTGAATATTGAACAATTAAAAAAATATCATATTTTCAAAGATGAAGAGATTTTAAGCCTTGAACTTTTAAAAAATCAAGGCTTTAACAACATTAGTTATCTTCTTAAAACTTCAAAAAATTCATATGTTATTAG
Coding sequences within:
- a CDS encoding glutathione peroxidase, translated to MSIYDFNVKTIDGEEISMSKYKGKVLLIVNVASKCGFTGQYEGLEALFEKYKNKDFMVLGFPSNQFANQEPESNEKIKEFCSLTYDVKFDMFSKIDVNGEKESPLYTFLKNSQKGILGTTDIKWNFTKFLVDKDGNVVDRFGSSTSPESIEDDILKLL
- a CDS encoding methyl-accepting chemotaxis protein, with the protein product MFNFGKTEEEIGRLKALEENYAVISFRPDGTILNANENFLNALGYKSNEVVGNHHRMFCDKNYVNSQAYKEFWNNLANGVSQIDEFERFRKDGSSIWIQASYTPVKNANGKVTSVVKFAQDITESKKVIDAVKKAIELAKTGIFKQTISLSTSNEGVEELKNGVNDLFKIVSSKVDGDLNKISNALTSFQKLDFTHRITGDLGEVAVGLNNLADIINDMLVENKANGLTLDASSDILLSNVDKLNISSNEAAASLEETAAALEEITSNIRNNTQNIQKMATYSSSVTTSASHGEKLANQTTTSMDEINTQVNAINEAISVIDQIAFQTNILSLNAAVEAATAGEAGRGFAVVAAEVRNLASRSAEAAKEIKTIVENATSKANQGKDIANKMIEGYKELNQNIQETINLISDIEMSSKEQLLGIEQINDAVTSLDRQTQQNAQIASQTHDVAVITDEIAKLVVSNANAKEFIGKNEVKAKKMNLNKF
- the pnuC gene encoding nicotinamide riboside transporter PnuC, producing MTSWEILAVFLSITYLLLAIKQNIWCWVAAFFSTLIYSILFFDASLLMDSFLNVFYLIMAVYGWYSWKYGNGLNKNEELKITSYSLFENIKIIIYLSIISLILGYYMANYTSADFAYLDTFTTVFAIFATYMLTKKVLENWLYWVVIDFISIYIYINKGFYITAILFGLFTILACVAYRQWKKEYLSFEY